A region of Granulicella aggregans DNA encodes the following proteins:
- a CDS encoding YybH family protein translates to MSIAADSCATPKTFPAGSMVGMRHLVTVTALLCGLYCHSRGAQAQGQLDPLPLVNSQVRNQNQPPKSSTYDPLPQSGYKISPLTQPTFTPGILLLLELETKFAASVAAGGGKAFSSWFADDAVSLANGKSPVMGKIAIAAQAQWDPKEYQLTWVAQGAQMGPSNNMGFTWGHYEAAFKDQHGQTVTLTGRYMTVWKKGTDTSGPGGGWQVAMESSADEPPDAGSCCTLPRP, encoded by the coding sequence ATGTCGATTGCAGCCGACAGTTGCGCCACACCGAAGACCTTTCCGGCTGGTAGCATGGTCGGTATGCGTCACCTTGTGACAGTCACCGCTTTGCTCTGCGGACTTTACTGCCACTCTCGGGGCGCTCAGGCTCAGGGCCAGCTCGATCCGCTACCGCTAGTAAACTCCCAGGTCCGGAATCAGAACCAGCCGCCGAAGTCATCGACCTACGATCCGCTCCCACAGAGCGGGTACAAGATCAGCCCGCTCACCCAGCCAACGTTTACACCTGGCATCCTCCTGCTGCTGGAGCTGGAGACCAAGTTTGCAGCCTCCGTCGCCGCAGGTGGAGGAAAGGCATTCTCAAGCTGGTTTGCCGACGATGCCGTGTCGCTGGCCAACGGAAAGTCGCCCGTCATGGGCAAGATCGCCATCGCGGCACAGGCGCAGTGGGACCCGAAAGAGTATCAGTTGACGTGGGTGGCGCAGGGCGCTCAGATGGGCCCGTCAAACAATATGGGATTCACGTGGGGCCACTACGAAGCGGCCTTCAAAGATCAACATGGCCAGACCGTAACCCTGACTGGCCGCTACATGACTGTATGGAAGAAGGGAACCGACACCTCGGGGCCGGGAGGGGGTTGGCAGGTGGCTATGGAATCAAGTGCCGACGAGCCGCCCGACGCGGGAAGCTGCTGCACCTTGCCAAGACCGTGA
- a CDS encoding dicarboxylate/amino acid:cation symporter: MPVTGLILRWAGIALLAAHAGSRRSVTPWIIAAMIAGAEIGFDAPSFAVHLRVFSDIFLRLIKTIVAPLILVTLITGIAGHGDLKGVGRMGLRSLVYFEVVTTLALAIGLIAINLSHAGAGLTLPISPHDSVATPPPLQWEDFLLHIFPENIAKSIAEGQILQVAVFAVLFGIALTTLPDSKRGPVLRLTESLSEVMFRFTNVVMYYAPIGVGAAMAFTVGHMGLGVMVNLGKLLLTFYAALVAFALLVLLPAALLFRVPIRRFLRAVAEPATIAFATSTSEAALPRAMECMEALGVPRRIVSFVIPAGYSFNLDGSTLYLAVASIFVAQAAGVHLSIGRQLAMMATLVLTSKGVAGVPRAVLVVLLATAATFGLPTEPIFVILGIDAIMDMARTMINVVGNCLASVIVAKWEGTFDTEPASEVVREGTVA; encoded by the coding sequence ATGCCAGTCACTGGTTTGATTCTTCGCTGGGCGGGAATCGCGTTGCTGGCGGCACATGCAGGCAGCCGGCGATCAGTCACCCCCTGGATCATTGCGGCAATGATCGCCGGGGCCGAGATCGGCTTCGATGCCCCTTCCTTTGCGGTGCATCTACGGGTCTTCTCAGACATCTTTCTGCGGCTGATCAAGACGATCGTCGCTCCGCTGATCCTGGTGACCCTGATCACGGGAATCGCCGGGCACGGCGACCTGAAGGGCGTTGGCCGGATGGGGCTGCGCAGCCTTGTCTACTTCGAGGTGGTTACGACCCTGGCGCTGGCCATCGGGCTGATTGCCATCAATCTGAGCCATGCCGGAGCTGGCCTGACCCTCCCTATAAGCCCGCACGACTCGGTCGCCACGCCGCCACCGCTGCAATGGGAAGATTTTTTGTTGCACATCTTCCCGGAGAACATCGCGAAGTCTATTGCGGAGGGGCAGATCCTGCAAGTTGCGGTCTTCGCTGTTTTGTTTGGAATTGCGCTGACGACGCTGCCCGATTCCAAGCGCGGTCCGGTGCTGCGGCTGACAGAGTCGCTCTCCGAGGTGATGTTCCGGTTCACCAACGTGGTGATGTACTACGCGCCGATTGGTGTGGGTGCGGCGATGGCGTTCACGGTGGGCCACATGGGGCTGGGCGTGATGGTGAACCTGGGCAAGCTGCTGCTGACCTTCTACGCAGCCCTGGTTGCGTTCGCGCTGCTGGTGCTGCTCCCGGCGGCTCTACTCTTTCGCGTGCCGATCCGGCGGTTTCTGCGAGCCGTGGCCGAGCCTGCGACGATCGCCTTTGCGACTTCCACCAGCGAGGCCGCGCTTCCAAGGGCAATGGAGTGCATGGAGGCGTTGGGAGTGCCGCGGCGCATCGTCAGCTTCGTGATTCCGGCTGGATATAGCTTCAACCTGGACGGATCGACACTTTACCTTGCGGTGGCGAGCATTTTCGTGGCGCAGGCGGCGGGAGTACATCTCTCGATTGGCAGGCAGCTTGCGATGATGGCGACGCTGGTGCTGACCAGCAAGGGAGTGGCGGGCGTTCCCCGCGCGGTGCTGGTGGTGCTGCTGGCAACGGCTGCGACCTTCGGGCTGCCGACAGAGCCGATCTTCGTCATCCTTGGGATCGACGCGATCATGGACATGGCGCGGACGATGATCAACGTCGTCGGCAACTGCCTGGCTTCGGTGATCGTCGCGAAGTGGGAAGGTACCTTCGACACGGAGCCTGCGTCGGAGGTGGTTCGTGAGGGTACTGTCGCCTGA
- the dxs gene encoding 1-deoxy-D-xylulose-5-phosphate synthase, producing the protein MSSILETIESPADIKKLSLPQLETLAAEIRERLIHSVSKTGGHIGPNLGVVELTLAMHYVFDTPTDSFVFDVSHQAYVHKLLTGREKLFHTIRQPGGLNGFMLRTESEHDSYGAGHAGTALSAALGMAVARDMSGGSEHIVALAGDAAFTNGISFEALNNIASQTKRMIIVLNDNAWSIDKNVGAIAEYFHKIVTNPTIAGLHERASGLIGRFGGKTATHLRRKAEEAAKGLIGPGMLFEEFGLTYYGPLDGHNLPLLIETFKFLKQQNRPVLLHAITQKSRGFQPAIEQQKKFHGLGPYNAETGETKPAGQKTYSEIFAESLSKLATANDKVVAITAAMPNGTALDLFRPLHPTRYFDVGIAEEHAVIFAAGMATKGYKPFVAIYSTFLQRAFDQIVHDVCLQELPVVFCMDRGGLSGDDGPTHHGLFDISYLRSVPNLIHMVPKDEDELADMMYTAMLHPGPSAIRYPRGVGPGTPVKAKPEALEIGKAEVIQDGEDVAIFGLGAMLPEAMRLAGMLESEGISVAVVNPRFAKPVDAACVEAYGRRCGLMITMEDHVLAGGFGSAILECANEQEIATPVVRIGWPDEFIEHGKVEALRAKYGLTAEAAMEKIQPYLATLRNERMVAR; encoded by the coding sequence ATGAGCAGCATCCTCGAGACGATCGAATCCCCCGCAGACATCAAGAAGCTCTCGCTCCCTCAACTGGAGACTCTCGCCGCAGAGATCCGCGAACGGCTAATCCATAGCGTCTCGAAGACGGGCGGCCACATTGGGCCGAACCTTGGCGTGGTCGAGCTGACCCTTGCGATGCACTACGTCTTCGACACGCCGACGGACAGCTTCGTCTTTGATGTAAGTCATCAGGCTTATGTCCATAAGTTACTGACGGGAAGAGAGAAGCTGTTCCATACGATTCGACAACCGGGCGGACTGAACGGCTTCATGCTTCGGACTGAAAGCGAGCATGACAGCTACGGTGCGGGACACGCCGGGACGGCGCTGAGCGCGGCTCTGGGGATGGCTGTAGCGAGAGATATGTCCGGAGGGTCGGAGCATATCGTGGCGCTGGCCGGGGACGCCGCGTTTACCAACGGCATCTCATTCGAGGCGCTGAACAACATTGCCTCGCAGACCAAGCGGATGATCATCGTGTTGAACGACAATGCCTGGTCGATCGACAAGAACGTCGGGGCGATTGCGGAGTACTTCCATAAGATTGTTACCAATCCAACCATCGCAGGGCTGCACGAGCGAGCTAGCGGGCTGATCGGGCGATTTGGAGGTAAGACAGCTACGCACCTCCGGCGCAAGGCGGAAGAGGCGGCCAAGGGTCTGATCGGGCCGGGCATGCTCTTCGAGGAGTTCGGGCTGACTTACTACGGCCCGCTTGATGGGCATAACCTTCCACTCTTAATCGAAACATTTAAGTTTTTGAAGCAGCAGAACCGGCCTGTTCTTCTCCATGCAATCACGCAGAAGAGCCGTGGGTTCCAGCCTGCAATCGAGCAGCAGAAGAAGTTTCACGGCCTGGGGCCTTACAACGCCGAGACTGGCGAAACAAAGCCGGCTGGGCAAAAAACTTACTCGGAGATCTTTGCGGAAAGCCTTTCAAAGCTGGCAACGGCGAACGACAAGGTCGTCGCCATTACGGCTGCGATGCCGAATGGGACGGCGCTTGACCTCTTCCGGCCCCTGCATCCGACGCGTTACTTCGACGTGGGAATCGCCGAGGAACATGCGGTCATCTTCGCCGCGGGCATGGCGACCAAGGGGTACAAGCCGTTTGTCGCGATCTATTCGACCTTTCTGCAACGAGCGTTCGACCAGATCGTGCACGATGTCTGCCTGCAGGAGCTTCCCGTGGTCTTCTGTATGGATCGTGGCGGACTTTCCGGCGACGATGGGCCAACGCACCATGGTCTGTTCGACATCAGCTACCTACGCAGCGTGCCCAACCTGATTCACATGGTTCCGAAGGACGAGGATGAGCTCGCGGACATGATGTACACGGCGATGCTGCATCCGGGGCCATCGGCGATCCGCTACCCGCGTGGGGTCGGGCCGGGAACGCCGGTGAAGGCTAAGCCGGAGGCGCTAGAGATCGGCAAGGCCGAGGTCATCCAGGATGGCGAAGATGTCGCGATCTTCGGGCTGGGAGCGATGCTGCCTGAGGCGATGCGGTTGGCTGGGATGTTGGAGAGCGAAGGGATCTCGGTGGCTGTCGTCAATCCCCGGTTCGCTAAGCCGGTCGACGCCGCGTGCGTTGAAGCCTATGGACGGCGATGCGGCCTAATGATCACCATGGAGGACCATGTGCTCGCGGGCGGGTTTGGGTCGGCGATTCTGGAGTGCGCGAACGAACAGGAGATCGCGACACCGGTTGTGCGGATCGGATGGCCGGATGAGTTCATCGAGCACGGGAAGGTGGAGGCTTTGCGCGCCAAGTACGGGCTGACCGCCGAGGCAGCAATGGAGAAGATTCAGCCCTATCTGGCGACGCTGCGAAACGAGCGGATGGTGGCTCGGTAG
- a CDS encoding DUF427 domain-containing protein: protein MAKAVWNGQTIAESETYETVEGNIYFPDESVKREFFKPSSTTSSCPWKGQARYYTLLVDGQENPDAAWYYPDPKPAARNVKHHVAFWRGVEVTK from the coding sequence ATGGCAAAAGCAGTATGGAATGGCCAGACAATTGCGGAAAGCGAAACGTACGAGACCGTAGAGGGCAACATCTATTTTCCCGACGAGTCAGTGAAGCGCGAGTTCTTCAAGCCGAGTTCAACGACTTCAAGCTGTCCCTGGAAGGGCCAGGCACGCTACTACACCCTTCTTGTCGACGGCCAGGAGAATCCGGACGCAGCGTGGTACTACCCTGACCCAAAGCCCGCCGCCCGTAATGTAAAACATCACGTCGCATTCTGGCGTGGAGTTGAAGTAACTAAATAG
- the topA gene encoding type I DNA topoisomerase has translation MAKSLVIVESPAKAKTINKYLGNDYVVEASIGHIMDLPKNDIGVELKKRTFEPTLIVSPGKEKVVDRLKKLAAKADMVYLAPDPDREGEAIAAHLFMQLAPMVKDKSKIKRVTFNEITQKAVKAAFLKARDVNEDLVDAQQTRRVLDRLVGYQVSPLLWDKVRRGLSAGRVQTVALRLIVERESEINAFNPVEYWNITSKLQAGKQDFVAKFTGIDGETSRVSNGVDKEGKEQFLSGALANEKITEEVIAQMRKAQWSVASVERKERKRNPTAPYTTSKLQQDASSRLGFNVRRTMGVAQRLYEGVEIGKDGTVGLITYMRTDSTRVSADSITEARDYVQKKHGAKYLPASANDYKGKKDAQDAHEAIRPTRVDYTPDSIKAHLSEEQYRLYKMIWQKFVSSQMVPAVFDQTTVEIAAKSDRTYNFRVSGSILKFDGYLAVWDNASEDTILPEMKDGQSLDMLSVDSEQKFTEPPPRYNEASLVKVLEEQGIGRPSTYASIINTIQDRDYVKKIQGKFVPTEIGTVVTGLLVKNFPYIFDAQYTAKLEGELDAVEDGEEKWTDLLNGFYDHFEKELLYAGTHMEDIKRMEQVTDQTCDKCGSALILKWGKFGSFYACSAFSKAKPMTVAMGPWKKDPKALLKKINDTLNFPVEVKAMTEEMPDFSKEVADNKALQSAINDAQAKVAEGTSKKVIVEAVSCDFTKENFAAKPDLSAPGADDVPEEEFCDNCGRVMVLRNGPWGPFMACPGYNDDPPCKTIRKLTQKVQTKPPVQLEESCPKCGKPLLQRDGQYGEFIACSGYPKCKYVKQDLLDVKCPKDGGDLAARKTKRGDVFYGCTNYPKCDYASNLKLINETCPKCDSAYLLEVVNDKGTSYVCPNNHAALPKRRPKKGAPVEEPTHAPCTYERKVAGPAPTVPLAVPDPEKTRAVVETYA, from the coding sequence ATGGCAAAGTCACTGGTGATCGTGGAGTCGCCCGCAAAGGCAAAGACGATCAATAAATATCTCGGCAATGATTACGTGGTGGAGGCCTCCATTGGCCACATCATGGACCTGCCAAAGAACGACATCGGCGTGGAGCTGAAGAAGCGGACGTTTGAGCCGACGCTCATCGTCTCACCCGGCAAAGAGAAGGTTGTAGATCGTCTGAAGAAGCTCGCCGCGAAGGCGGACATGGTCTACCTGGCACCCGACCCCGACCGCGAAGGCGAGGCCATCGCAGCGCATCTCTTCATGCAGCTTGCGCCGATGGTAAAGGACAAGTCGAAGATCAAGCGCGTAACCTTTAATGAGATCACCCAGAAGGCGGTCAAGGCGGCCTTCCTGAAGGCTCGGGACGTAAACGAAGACCTCGTCGACGCCCAGCAGACCCGCCGCGTCCTCGACCGTCTGGTCGGCTACCAGGTTTCGCCTTTACTTTGGGATAAAGTCCGTCGCGGCCTCTCCGCTGGCCGTGTCCAGACCGTCGCCCTCCGCCTCATCGTCGAGCGCGAGAGCGAGATCAACGCCTTCAACCCCGTCGAGTACTGGAACATCACCTCAAAGCTCCAGGCCGGCAAGCAGGACTTCGTCGCCAAATTCACCGGCATCGACGGCGAGACCTCCCGCGTCTCCAACGGCGTCGACAAGGAAGGCAAGGAGCAGTTTCTCTCCGGAGCTCTCGCGAACGAAAAGATCACCGAAGAAGTCATCGCCCAGATGCGCAAGGCGCAGTGGTCGGTCGCTTCCGTCGAGCGCAAGGAGCGGAAGCGCAACCCCACCGCTCCCTACACCACCAGCAAGCTGCAGCAGGACGCCTCCAGCCGCTTGGGCTTCAATGTCCGCCGTACGATGGGTGTGGCTCAGCGCCTCTACGAAGGCGTCGAGATCGGCAAGGACGGCACCGTCGGCCTCATCACCTACATGCGTACCGACTCCACCCGCGTCTCCGCCGACTCCATCACCGAGGCCCGCGACTACGTGCAGAAGAAGCACGGAGCGAAGTACCTCCCGGCCAGCGCCAACGACTACAAGGGCAAGAAGGACGCCCAGGACGCCCACGAGGCCATCCGCCCCACCCGCGTCGACTACACCCCCGACTCCATCAAAGCGCACCTCAGCGAAGAGCAGTACCGCCTCTACAAGATGATCTGGCAGAAGTTCGTCTCCTCGCAGATGGTTCCCGCCGTCTTCGACCAGACCACGGTTGAGATCGCCGCGAAATCCGATCGCACCTATAACTTCCGCGTCTCGGGCTCGATCCTCAAGTTCGACGGCTACCTCGCCGTTTGGGACAACGCCTCCGAGGACACCATCCTGCCCGAGATGAAAGACGGCCAGTCCCTCGACATGCTCTCCGTAGACTCCGAGCAGAAGTTCACCGAGCCTCCGCCGCGCTACAACGAGGCCTCTCTGGTAAAGGTGCTTGAGGAGCAGGGAATCGGTCGCCCGTCCACCTACGCGTCCATCATCAACACAATCCAGGATCGCGACTACGTCAAGAAGATCCAGGGCAAGTTCGTCCCGACGGAGATTGGGACCGTTGTCACCGGTCTGCTGGTCAAAAACTTCCCGTATATCTTCGACGCCCAGTACACCGCCAAACTCGAGGGCGAGCTCGACGCGGTCGAGGACGGCGAGGAGAAATGGACTGACCTCCTCAATGGCTTCTACGACCACTTCGAGAAGGAACTCCTCTACGCCGGCACCCACATGGAAGACATCAAGCGTATGGAGCAGGTCACCGACCAGACCTGCGACAAGTGCGGCAGCGCGCTCATTCTGAAGTGGGGCAAGTTCGGCAGCTTCTACGCCTGCAGCGCCTTCTCGAAGGCCAAGCCGATGACGGTGGCCATGGGACCTTGGAAGAAGGATCCCAAAGCTCTATTGAAGAAGATCAATGATACGTTGAACTTCCCGGTAGAAGTGAAAGCGATGACTGAAGAGATGCCGGACTTCTCCAAAGAGGTCGCCGACAATAAGGCTCTCCAGTCCGCCATCAACGACGCCCAGGCCAAGGTTGCCGAAGGCACCAGCAAGAAGGTCATCGTCGAAGCCGTAAGCTGCGACTTCACGAAGGAGAACTTCGCCGCCAAGCCCGACCTCAGCGCCCCCGGAGCCGACGACGTCCCCGAAGAGGAGTTCTGCGACAACTGCGGCCGCGTCATGGTTCTTCGCAACGGCCCTTGGGGCCCGTTCATGGCCTGCCCCGGATACAACGACGATCCTCCGTGTAAGACCATCCGCAAGCTTACGCAGAAGGTACAGACAAAACCTCCAGTGCAACTTGAAGAGTCTTGCCCTAAGTGTGGAAAACCATTGCTTCAGCGGGACGGTCAGTATGGCGAGTTCATCGCCTGCAGCGGCTATCCCAAGTGCAAGTATGTCAAGCAGGACTTGCTGGACGTAAAGTGCCCGAAGGACGGCGGCGACCTCGCTGCTCGCAAGACCAAGCGCGGCGACGTCTTCTATGGCTGCACCAACTACCCCAAGTGCGACTATGCGAGCAATCTCAAGCTCATCAACGAGACCTGCCCGAAGTGCGACAGCGCCTATCTGCTTGAAGTGGTCAACGACAAGGGAACCTCCTACGTCTGCCCCAACAATCACGCGGCGCTGCCGAAGCGCCGCCCGAAGAAAGGGGCTCCCGTCGAGGAGCCGACCCACGCCCCATGCACCTACGAGCGCAAGGTGGCTGGCCCAGCTCCAACGGTCCCGCTGGCCGTTCCTGACCCGGAGAAGACCCGCGCAGTCGTCGAAACCTACGCGTAG
- the dprA gene encoding DNA-processing protein DprA, translating to MGAGGKLEKGAAREMARLAWMALTLTPAVGPRRAARAMERIGAAERIFEASLTELESLGMPASAAQFFFDGRARATAEDEIKRIETEPGVTFLTRDDREYPERLLEIFDPPAVLWIRGPVDLLDRPGIAVVGTRSPTVYGSGMAEMLARDLALRNLVIQSGMARGIDTAAHKGALVAKGRTLAVWGTGIDVIYPKENKKLAEDIVANGGTIVTEYPFGTFPAPQNFPLRNRILSGLSVGVLVIEAGEHSGTRITARCAMEQNRDVFAVPGNVTNKNAWGPNTLIKQGAKLTATWEDVWEDLPTQIRLQLEDEMGAQRASSGQATTGGGESNSSLTASLFNQKPLAEPERIVFERLRQDESLQLDELIEGLDGEMGSAEIFAALFELELSGRVKQLPGKNYVRTF from the coding sequence ATGGGTGCAGGTGGGAAGTTGGAGAAGGGGGCTGCGCGCGAGATGGCGCGGCTCGCCTGGATGGCGTTAACGCTGACCCCGGCGGTGGGGCCGCGGCGAGCTGCACGCGCAATGGAGCGTATCGGCGCGGCGGAGCGCATCTTTGAGGCATCGCTGACCGAGCTTGAGTCTCTCGGCATGCCTGCCAGTGCGGCGCAGTTCTTCTTCGATGGCCGCGCCCGCGCGACCGCCGAAGACGAGATCAAGCGCATCGAGACCGAGCCCGGCGTTACCTTCCTCACTCGCGACGACCGCGAGTATCCCGAACGCCTGCTCGAGATCTTTGACCCTCCCGCCGTGCTCTGGATCCGCGGCCCGGTCGACCTGCTCGATCGTCCCGGAATCGCCGTCGTCGGCACCCGGTCGCCGACCGTCTATGGCTCAGGCATGGCCGAGATGCTCGCCCGCGACCTCGCCCTGCGCAACCTCGTGATCCAAAGCGGCATGGCTCGCGGCATCGACACCGCCGCGCACAAGGGCGCGCTTGTCGCGAAGGGGAGAACCCTCGCCGTCTGGGGCACGGGAATCGACGTCATATACCCCAAGGAGAATAAAAAGCTCGCCGAAGACATCGTCGCCAACGGCGGCACCATCGTGACCGAGTACCCCTTTGGCACCTTCCCCGCACCGCAGAACTTTCCGCTACGCAATCGTATCCTCAGCGGCCTCAGCGTCGGCGTCCTCGTCATCGAAGCAGGAGAGCACAGCGGCACCCGCATCACCGCCCGTTGCGCGATGGAGCAGAACCGCGATGTCTTCGCCGTCCCCGGCAACGTGACCAACAAGAACGCATGGGGGCCAAACACGCTCATCAAGCAGGGAGCTAAGCTGACCGCAACATGGGAGGATGTATGGGAGGACCTGCCCACCCAGATCCGGCTCCAGCTTGAGGACGAGATGGGCGCCCAGCGCGCGAGCTCCGGGCAGGCCACCACGGGCGGCGGTGAATCGAACTCATCGCTGACCGCATCACTGTTTAACCAGAAGCCTCTTGCCGAGCCAGAGCGAATAGTCTTTGAGCGGTTGCGGCAGGATGAGTCGCTGCAACTCGACGAACTGATCGAAGGCCTGGATGGCGAGATGGGTTCTGCAGAGATTTTTGCGGCACTCTTCGAACTGGAACTTTCCGGCAGAGTGAAGCAGTTGCCAGGCAAGAATTACGTTCGCACGTTTTAG
- a CDS encoding ATP-grasp domain-containing protein — MELNDALSYEMQREQEVELRVERALLLAFLGLELEARNDHFRVLELDETHRTNLLELGRLLAKTGNHKAAQIVYAQSVTHHPNDLVGLVNLGSVTLQLGDSAGARERYEAALAIDPEFVEAHGGMYYALKGLGEFDAAVRHAQKAFGRKNVFAAPYRGDEPAIPVILLVSSTGGNTPVERLLDETVFQTYIVVADFFDPNTPLPEHRLIFNGIGDVEVAIEALIAAENLIAQSRARVLNAPSAVLATSRAGNASRMTSLTGVVTAKTRLYPYALLAGAGGAKALDEGGFSFPLLLRVPGLHMGEHFVEVAGADQLAAEVAGLPGEGREGAELLAIEFLDARGADGCVRKYRAMFVDGKIYPLHLAISSKWKIHYFSADMAERPDHRAEEQRFLQDMAGFLGPKAMKGLAAIQEALGLDYGGIDFGIGPDGDVLLFEANATMVVEQPADDPRWEYRRANVHSIHNGFREMLMKNLLVS, encoded by the coding sequence ATGGAGCTGAACGACGCTCTGAGTTACGAGATGCAGCGGGAGCAAGAGGTGGAGCTGCGGGTGGAGCGAGCGCTTCTGCTTGCTTTCCTGGGGCTGGAGCTCGAAGCACGCAACGATCACTTCCGAGTGCTGGAGCTCGATGAGACGCATCGCACAAACCTGCTGGAGCTTGGCCGGCTGCTGGCGAAGACGGGCAATCACAAGGCGGCACAGATCGTTTATGCCCAGTCGGTGACGCATCATCCAAACGATCTTGTGGGGCTGGTGAATCTCGGAAGTGTGACGCTGCAGCTTGGCGACTCTGCTGGAGCGCGGGAGCGCTATGAGGCTGCGCTTGCTATCGATCCGGAGTTCGTCGAGGCGCATGGCGGAATGTACTACGCGCTGAAGGGGCTCGGCGAGTTTGACGCGGCAGTGAGGCACGCGCAGAAGGCCTTCGGAAGAAAGAATGTCTTTGCGGCACCCTATCGCGGCGATGAACCAGCGATACCGGTGATCCTGCTGGTCTCATCGACGGGCGGAAATACGCCGGTGGAGCGACTGCTGGACGAGACGGTCTTCCAGACATACATTGTGGTTGCAGACTTCTTCGACCCAAATACGCCTCTACCGGAGCATCGGCTGATCTTCAATGGGATCGGCGATGTGGAGGTTGCGATCGAGGCCCTGATCGCTGCGGAGAACCTGATCGCGCAGTCGCGGGCACGCGTGCTCAACGCGCCGTCTGCGGTGCTGGCGACCAGTCGTGCAGGCAATGCGTCGCGCATGACTTCCCTGACCGGGGTGGTGACAGCCAAGACCAGGCTCTATCCGTATGCATTGCTGGCGGGCGCGGGTGGTGCCAAAGCGCTTGATGAGGGTGGCTTCAGCTTCCCGCTGCTACTGCGTGTGCCGGGGCTCCACATGGGCGAGCACTTTGTCGAGGTGGCGGGCGCGGACCAGCTTGCTGCGGAGGTCGCCGGACTGCCCGGTGAGGGACGGGAGGGAGCGGAGCTTCTGGCGATCGAGTTTCTCGATGCCCGAGGAGCGGACGGATGCGTGCGCAAGTATCGCGCCATGTTTGTCGATGGCAAGATCTATCCACTGCACCTTGCGATCTCGTCGAAGTGGAAGATCCACTACTTCAGCGCCGACATGGCGGAGCGGCCGGACCATCGTGCCGAAGAACAGCGGTTTCTGCAGGACATGGCCGGTTTTCTTGGACCGAAGGCAATGAAAGGTCTTGCCGCGATCCAGGAGGCGCTTGGTCTCGATTACGGTGGAATCGACTTCGGGATCGGCCCTGATGGTGACGTTCTGCTCTTTGAGGCCAACGCGACGATGGTAGTGGAACAGCCGGCGGATGATCCTCGGTGGGAGTATCGCCGGGCCAATGTACACAGCATTCACAATGGCTTCCGCGAGATGCTGATGAAAAATCTGCTCGTTTCTTAG